From the genome of Palaemon carinicauda isolate YSFRI2023 chromosome 36, ASM3689809v2, whole genome shotgun sequence:
CCTAGAGAGACCACCCAATCTAGAACCAAGGGGAACCAAACAACGGTTAAGGAATATCTCAGGAGTTATATGAATGCTGCCCCCCAAACACCACTCTATCCCTAGCTAATAGGGATAGGAAGATAGGGAACTAACTTTGAAATCTTCTATCCCTACCTAACAGGGATAGAAAGGTAGGGATATACCTGCGAAATCTATCCAGCCGTGAGCGAGGCTTGAAGTCTAACTCATAGGTTGCAAATCAATTTTTGAAACTggcggtatttttatttttttctgaagagtAGAGGCCAATGGGATGGATTACCTATAGCATTTTTTTCCAGCCCAGtccaaaagaaaacatgaaaaaaggaaaaaaagaaacaaattaaagCAATAGGCTTTTCTGCTTCTATAAGAAGGGAAGGTTAtcggcaacacacacacacacacacacacacacaaaaaaaaacaatgaagtagAAAACTCCAACGTTTGGTAGGTGTAGggacaatcactctctctctctctctctctctctctctctctctctctctctctctctctctctcttgcctttcaTCTAAACCAATCGTATTCAGTTAATACTGAACAATTTGAGGTACTATGTTTTCTGTGAAATTATTTCCTATTTTTGTATTGATCAAATTAATATttagtctcttcagagtcaaaTCAAGTAAGCTTTATTGAATTctatcaaattttatattttatacaattttctattttggttattttatcttattttgatcTGACGGGAATGAAGTAAAACTTAGGAAAACTGAATGAGACCAAGCGTGATAACCTTAGAAGCAATATTTTCCCTTTCGATAAACTCGAAAACAAAGTTTTAACTTTGTTTATAACCTTCATATCAGAGAATTTCTGGACGTTAAAGATATTCGCGAGTTTGAAGTTAAAGATTAAttcttttgataaaattatttttggTCACAAAAGGAAGATAAGTttcataaaaatagatttaaaatgtCTGAAGGTTTTCAAAATTATACCTGGATCTTGTTACACTTAAGAGACATTTTTACCTTTATAgataatcccattattattattattattattattattattattattattattattattattattattagctaagctagaaaagcaaggtgctataagccaaagggttccaaaagggaaaaatagcccagtgaggaaaggaaatagataaacgatataagaagtaataaacaattaaaatgatattataacagatatttaaaatataaattataaaaagtcttatgtcagcctgtgcaagtttaaacttttgtagttctaccgattagaaagatcattccacaggttgattacagctggaataaaactactagagtaCCATGTAGTAGGGAATGAaataatctacactgttaaaaaaccgtaatatcagtcggaaattttccgtaaaaatatactgttctcatccgtacttccgtaaaatacaggcgaccgtaatttttaccctactttgttattatcttttacgggttagtgaccgtaatatcactcctttacatcaatacatccatttttaaaacggtaaatgcctggcaaaatttatttcaggacttttaccgttttaaaaacggatatattgacgtgaaggagtgatattacgatcaccaacccctaaaagatagtaacaaaatagggtaaaattacggcagcctgtattttacagaaatacgcctgagaacagtatatttttacgaaggatttccgactaatttttttttaacagtgtaagtgaTGTCTCTAGTGATGTCTTTCTAAATAGATAAAATGACGGTCgcttgcattttactgaaatacgggtgagaacagagattttccgattaaattttttttatttattttttttttaagtgtacgtGATATCTCTAGTGATGTCTTTCTTGAATTCATATATTACTTCATCTTCAGTCGTCATTTCTGAATGCTTGAAGATGTTAAGTCATTGAGACAAACTGGTTTCTTGTCTTTCCCTTCTTCAATGACCTTTTCTGTCTACCTTTTTTCCCGTCTGTTATTCCTTTgggaaatttcagagagagagagagagagagagagagagagagagagagagagagtatatgtgacacacacacactctctctctctctctctctctctctctctctctctctctctctctctctctctctctctctctctctgtccatttgtgTCTACTTTGTACTACAATAGATATACTTTGATCTACTGTAGTATAAAATAGatacaacacagagagagagagagagagagagagagagagagagagagagagagagagagagagtcacatatgctctctctctctctctctctctctctctctctctctctctctcatatgctctctctctctctctctctctctctctctctctctctctctctttacttgtgTCTACTTTGTATTACAGTAAATTTTGATCTACTGTAGTAGAAAGTagatataaatggagagagagagagagagagagagagagagagagagagagagagagagagagagagagagagagagagagagagagagagagagagacgtcttcgTTTGCATTTATTAACTGGAGATAcagttatttttaattataaaataactaGTGTTTTCTctgttgttttttatcattatcaaaatcgggatatattgataatgattatgataaatgatacgttataataaaagattttatcattattattattattattattattattattattattattattattattattattattatcgttgttcttACTGTCGTTCGCGTTGTATTTCATCAATATCTTTGaataattaatttctattattgctattatcataatcGTCATTACAgccgtaatttaaaaaaaaagatattatttaatCCTCTTAGAATTTTACAGTCTGAGAAAGGCAAGGCAAGGAGAAGAACAGATTGATTAAGCAATCTCGAAGAAATATCATAAAGAATATGAAAAGTTGTATCCTGAAGCAGAgggaaaacgaagaagaagaagaagaagaagaagaagaagaagaagaagaagaagaagaagaagaagaagaagaagaagaggtgaagACCTTGGTCTTGTTGGCCTTCGCTGCTTTGACCCGTTAACTAATGTTGTTTCTAATTCCTGAGttatcccccccttctctctctctctctctcctctctctctctctctctctctctctctctctctctctctggtggtggTGTTTTATGCCGACGTGTATATAAAGACCAGGCATCAATCCAGACACAGCATCACTTGGCTCTCCACCGTCTCAAGATGAAGTTCGTGAGTATCCGATGGAAACAAACCACTCTACTACTTTCCAGTGAACACTGCGCATGCACCAATCCTCCCTTCTACCTCTTTTCAAAACACTTCTTTCTGTTGCTTCTTTCCAATCAACAGTGCGCATGCACCAATCCTCCCTTCCTCTTTTCAAAACACTTCTTTCTGTTGCTTCTTTCCAGTGAACAGTGCGCATGCGCCAATCCTCCCTTCTACCTCTTTTCAAAACACTTCTTTCTGTTGCTTCTTTCCAATGAATAGTGCGCATACACCAATCCTCCCTTCTTCCtcttttcaaaacacttatttctgTTGCTTCTTTCCAGTGAACAGTGCGCATGCGCCAAtcctctcttcttcctcttttcaAAACACTTCTTTCCGTTGCTTCTTTCCAGTGAACAGTGCGCATGCACCAATCCTCCCTTCCTCTTTTCAAAACACTTCTTTCCGTTGCTTCTTTCCAGTGAACAGTGCGCATGCACCAATCCTCCCTTCCTCTTTTCAAAACACTTCTTTCCGTTGCTTCTTTCCAGTGAACAGTGCGCATGCACCAATCCTCCCTTCCTCTTTTCAAAACACTTCTTTCCGTTGCTTCTTTCCAGTGAAAAGTGCGCATGCACCAATCCTCCCTTCCTCTTTTCAAAACACTTCTTTCCGTTGCTTCTTTCCAGTGAAAAGTGCCCATGCACCAATCCTCCCTTCCTCTTTTCAAAACACTTCTTTCCGTTGCTTCTTTCCAGTGAACAGTGCGCATGCACCAATCCTCCCTTGCTCTTTTTCGCATATTTTCAAAACTTCTTTCTGTTGCAGGTCATCGCTTTCACCTGTCTAGTTGCCGTGGCCGTCGCTGCCCCACAGAGCGACCGGGACAGGGACGCCACCATCATCAGTGACGACAGAGTCGATAACGGAGACGGCTCCTTCAGCTACGCCTTCTCCGCCAGCAACGGTCTCGAGATGGAGGTAGCTGGAGCCCCAGGATCCGAAGGACAGAGCAACATGCGTGGATACTACCTGTAAGGATCTCCCGAAAAGTCTATTCATAATCCAGTCATGTTTTGGAGTATTTAGTTTGGCCTATAATTCTTAAGACCAGTAATATCGTTTAGGTTATTGATTTCTTGTTTTGCATTTATATTTAATATGCTACTTTTCATCTTTGGTTTTTAAgaacttccttttttatatataatatttgatttaatttttcaacttttcctatttatttgtatataaaatttgaTTTCCTTTTCTTAGATCATCCTTTTTGTTGATACATAATTGTTTTagaatcttccttttttttattatacatatcatctaatttcctttttttaaaccTCGCAGCCTCCCCCTGGAGAGCGGCGGCTTCGCCCGCGTCGATTTCGTGGCTGACGAAGCCGGCTTCCAGCCCCAGAGCGACCTCctacccacccccccaccccctccccgaaCACGTCCACGAACTCCTTCGCATCGCTGAGGAACAGAGAGCTCAAGGAATTACCTTCGATTAAGGACTTCACCTATTCATCTTTTTGAGTTTTCTTCTTTTCTCATCTAGAGCTGATTTCTATCTCCGATGTTGACTACTGAATCATGTATATTTTGATAAAACAACGATAATAAAACTGGATATTCATAGATTTTGTGTGTTTTGCCCTTTGGAACAGCTGGTGTTGGTGACTTGTTAACTGCCTTGTGGTGTTATTGTTATGTATACTTAAAATGTTCTTGATGAACATCTATTTATGTTATCAGAAAATGCTATGGCTTATGTAAACATTCTTCAAatgactcatattattattattactagctaagatacaatcctggttggaaaaaacaggatgctataaacccaaggggtccaacagggaaaatagcccactgaggaaaggaaataagtaaacagtgagtgtacccttaagcaagagaactttaacccaggaCAGTGAAGACCTTGGTAAAaaggctatgacaccacccaagactagagaccaatggtttaatttggagtgtccttctcatagaaaaaCTATCGAGGTCAAGAGAGTATAAGCATTATTGTTCTAAATATATTTATGATGAGTTAGAACATCTACAACTCTGTCTTAGTCAACGAGACATACCAGAGAGTATTGTGGCCCACCAATTAAGGACAACTTGACCAGACGGGCACTTGCACTCTTCAGTCAACAGTCATCACTTCAATTTACAGATAGacatacaatgttaaaaaaacgtaattctaatcgtaaattctccgtaacaatatactgttctcagccgtatttcagtaaaatacaggcgaccgtaatttttaccctactttgttgttatcttttatggattggtgaccgtagtatcactccttacggtcaatatattcgtttttaaaacggtaaatgcctggcaacatctatgccaggatttttaccgttttcttatgGCAAAATTTTAAGTGTATCAACTGACTTCGATTTTATTCGCTTGTCTAAAAACCTTGTCTCTCGAAAGGACTCGGAAGAAAAGACTTGCTCCCAAATTTATTAATTctgaatattttctaaatttcaaatATTGCTGTTGATTTTACTGCGTAGCTGTATGAAATAGCTCATGCTATGTAAGTTTTCTGCACAATGGTTCATCCATAGTTTATCagttggtgccggtttagtatgtggtctatctttcgaatatggcctacaaaattctatctgttttagtatgtggcctaacctaacctaacctaacattacctaaccttacctaacctaatgtaacaagccaggtaggccacatactaaaccagaataaaaaaggtaggccacatactaaaccagaataaaaaaggtaggccacatactaaaccgatACCTATCAGTTTTCGGTCTAGTTAGTTTAGTTAAAAAAACGTTTTCTCACAGATTCATGATTTGGAATATCTTCCTTTGAAGTATCTTCCTATTTCAAGGATTAAATGTTAAAAGGCAACTCATGAGCGGCAAGGGACAGGTCATTGCACTCTCATAAAATATCCTAGAGACCACCtaaactagaaccaaggaggacaAGGCAACGGTTAAGGAATATCTCAGGAGTTATATGAATGCGACCACCCAAACACCACTCTATCCCTATCTAAGAGATAGAAATTTGGGTATGTACTTGTGAAATCTTCTATCCCTAGCTAACAGAGATAGCAATTTGGGTATGTACCTGTGAAATCTTCTATCCCTAGCTAACAGGAATAGCAAGGTAGGGATGTACCAGTGGAATCTATCAAGCCGTGAGCGAGGCTTGAAGTCTAACTCATAGGTTGTAAATTAATTTTTGAAActggtaatatttttatttttttctgaagagtAGAGGCAAATGGGATGGATTACCTATAGCATTTTCTCCAGCTTAGtccaaaagaaaatatgaaaaaaggaaataaaagaagaaaggtgGAACTAACCACTAATTGAAGCAATAGGTTTTTCTGCTTCTATAAGAAGGGAAGGttattggcacacacacacacgcacacgcaaacacacacacacacacacacacacacacacacacaaaaaaaaaacaatgaaggaGAAAACTCCAACGTTTGGTAGGTGTAGggacaatcactctctctctctctctctctctctctctctctctctctctctctctctctctctctctctctctctctctctctctctctcttacctttcaTCTAAACCAATCGTATTCAGTTAATACTGAACAATTTGAGGTGCTATGTTTTCTGTGAAATTATTTCCTATTTTTGTATTGATCAAATTAATATttagtctcttcagagtcaaaTCAAGTAAGCTTTATTGAATTCTATCAAattctatattttatacaattttctattttggttattttatcttattttgatcTGACGGGAATGAAGTAAAACTTAGGAAAACTGAATGAGACCAAGCGTGATAACCTTAGAAGCAATATTTTCCCTTTAAATAAACTCGAAAACAAAGTtgtaactttgtttataatcttcatATCAGAGAATTTCTGGACGTCAAAGATATTCGTGAGTTTGAAGTTAAAGATTAATTCTTTTGGTAAAATAATCTTCGGTCACAAAAGGAAGATAAGTttcataaaaatagatttaaaatgtCTGAAGGTTTTCTAAATCATTTCTGAATTTTGTTACACCTAAGAGACATTTTGACCTATATAGAtaatctcatcatcattattattattattattattattattattattattattattatcattattattagctaagctacgaccctagatggaaaagcaagatgctataagtcaaagggctctaacaaggaaaaatagcctaatgaggaaaggaaataagaaaataaaacatttttgtaAGAAGTATTAaccaatgaaaataacattaaaacagatatttcaaatataaactataaaatgttttatgtcagcctgttcaacataaaaacatttgctggaagtttaaaCCTTTGCAGTTATACcaattcaagtacccgattaggaagattattccacagcttggtcacagctggaataaaacttctagagtactatgcaGTATGGAATGTATTCATCTACACTGTTAACtttaatcggagattctccgtaaaaatatactgttctcagccgaatatcagtaaaaaaaaacaggcgaccataattttaatctattttattatcatcttcttacgggttggagaccgtaatatcactcatcaacgtcaatatatccgttttcaaaacagcaaatgtctggcaacatttattccaggatttttactgtttttttactccaaatttctaacagtgtagaggGACACCATAAGACCTAAGACCTATAttacactgataaaaatttgcatttaaaaaacggcaaatgtctggcaacatttattccaggatttttaccgttttaaaagcggatatattgacgtatagaaGTGATATTaggatcaccaacccgtaaaagatagtaacaaaattgggtaaaattacggtcgcttgtattttactgaaatacggctgaaaacagtatattttcacggagaattaccgattaattttttatttttaacagtgtaagtgaTGTCTTTCTAAATAGATAAAAtgacggtcgcttgtattttactgaaatacggctgagaatagtatatttttacggagaattaccgattgaaatttctttttttatttatttttttttctaaagagtgAACGTGATGTCTCTAGTAATGTCTTTCTAAATAGATATAAtgacggtcgcttgtattttactgaaatatgggtgagaacagtatatttttacggagaatttccgattaaatttttttttcttgttttttttttttttttttttaaacagtgtacgtGATGTCTCTAGTAATGTCTTTCTTGACTTCATATATTACTTCATCTTCAGTCGTCATTTCTGAATGCTTGAAGATGTTAAGTCATTGAGACAAACTGGTTTCTTGTCTTTCCCTTCTTCAATGACCTTTTCTGTCTAACTTTTTTCCCGTCTGTCATTCCTTTgggaaatttcagagagagagagagagagagagagagagagagagagagagagagagagagagagagagagagagagagagagagagagagagagagagagtaacgtgaaccatcccctctctctctctctctctctctctctctctctctctctctctctctctctctctttacttgtgTCTACTTTGTACTACAGTAAATTTGGATCTACTGTAGTACAAAGTAGacacacgtggagagagagagagagaggagagagagagagagagagagagagagagagagagagagagagagagagagagagtaacgtatactatccccctcctctctctctctctcagagagagagagagagagagagagagagagagagagagagagagagagagagagagagagagtaagagtaaCGTATAccatccccctcctctctctctctctctctctctctctctctctctctctctctttacttgtgTCTACTTTGTACTACAATAGATAAACTTTGAATCTACTGTAGAACAAATTAgacacaagtgagagagagagagagagagagagagagagagagagagagagagagagagagagagagagagagacgtcttctTTTGCATTTATTAACTGGAGATACAGTTATCTTTAATGATAAAATAACTAGTGTTTTCTctgttgttttttatcattatcaaactcGGGATAtactgataatgattatgataaatgaTACGTTATAAGaaaagattttatcattattattattattattattattattattattattattattattattattattattattattattattatcgctgccATGTTTCATGAAAATCTTTGGATAatggaattattactattattattattattattattattattattattgttattgttattattattattattattattattattattattattattattattattattattattattattattattattattattattactgccgtcatattgttgtatttcatgaatttgaataatggaattattattattattattattatttttattattattattattattattgttattattattattattataagcttttACTGTTGTTTCCGTTGCATTTCATCAATATCTTTGgataattaattattatcattgctatcatcATAATCGTCATTACtgccgtaattaaaaaaaaaagatggtttttAATCCTCTTAGAATTTTACAGTCTGAGAAAGGCAAGGCAAAGAGAAGAACCGAATGATTAAGCAATCTCGAAGAAACACCATAAAGAATATGAAAAGTCGTATCCTGAAGCAGAgggaaaacgaagaagaagaagaagaagaagaagaagaagaagaagaagaagaagaagaagaagaagaggtgaagACCTTGGTCTTGTTGGCCTTCTCTGCTTTGACCCGTTAACTAATGTTGTTTCTAATTCCTGAGttaaccccccttctctctctctctctctctctctctctctctctctctctctctctctctctctctctggtggtggTGTTTTATGCCGACGTGTATATAAAGACCAGGCATCAATCCAGACACAGCATCACTTGGCTCTCCACCGTCTCAAGATGAAGTTCGTGAGTATCCGATGGAAACAAACCACTATGCTACTTTCCAGTGAACACTGCGCATGCGCCAATCCTCCTTTCCTCCTCTTTTCGAAACACTTCTTTCTGTTGCTTCTTTCCAGTGAACAGTACGCATGAGCCAATGCTTCCGTCCtcttcaaaaaactttttttctgttgCTTCTTTCCAGTGAACAGTGCGCATGCGTCAATACTCCCTTCCTCTTTTCAAAACACTTCTTTATGTTGCTTCTTTCCAGTGAATAGTGCACATGAGCCAATCCTCACTTCTTCCTCTTTTCAAAACACTTCTTTCTGTTGCTTCTTTCCAGTGAACAGTGCGCATGCACCAATCCTCCCTTCCTCTTTTCAAATCACTTCTTTCTGTTGCTTCTTTCCAGTGAACAGTGCGCATGCACCAATCCTCCCTTCCTCTTTTCAAATCACTTCTTTCTGTTGCTTCTTTCCAGTGAACAGTGCGCATGCACCAATCCTCCCTTCCTCTTTTCAAATCACTTCTTTCTGTTGCTTCTTTCCAGTGAACAGTGTGCATGCACCAATCCTCCCTTCCTCTTTTCAAATCACTTCTTTCTGTTGCTTCTTTCCAGTGAACAGTGTGCATGCACCAATCCTCCCTTCCTCTTTTCAAATCACTTCTTTCTGTTGCTTCTTTCCAGTGAACAGTGTGCATGCACCAATCCTCCCTTCCTCTTTTTCGCATATTTTCAAAACTTCTTTCTGTTGCAGGTCATCGCTTTTACCTGTCTAGTTGCCGTGGCCGTCGCTGCCCCACAGAGCGACCGGGACAGGGACGCCACCATCATCGGTGACGACAGAGTCGATAACGGAGACGGCTCCTTCAGCTACGCCTTCTCCGCCAGCAACGGTCTCGAGATGGAGGTAGTTGGAGCCCCAGGATCCGAAGGACAGAGCAACATGGCTGGATACTACCTGTAAGGATCCCCCAAAAAGTCTATTTATAATCCAGTTATGTTTTGGAGTTCTTAGTTTGACCTATAATTCTTAAGACCAATAATATTGTTTAGGTTATTGATTTCTTGTTTTGCATTTATATTTAATATGCTACTTTTCATC
Proteins encoded in this window:
- the LOC137628826 gene encoding cuticle protein AMP2-like, with protein sequence MKFVIAFTCLVAVAVAAPQSDRDRDATIIGDDRVDNGDGSFSYAFSASNGLEMEVVGAPGSEGQSNMAGYYLLPLESGGFARVEFVADEAGFQPQSDILPTPHPLPEHVHELLRIAERQRAEGITFD
- the LOC137628827 gene encoding LOW QUALITY PROTEIN: cuticle protein AMP2-like (The sequence of the model RefSeq protein was modified relative to this genomic sequence to represent the inferred CDS: deleted 1 base in 1 codon) — its product is MKFVIAFTCLVAVAVAAPQSDRDRDATIISDDRVDNGDGSFSYAFSASNGLEMEVAGAPGSEGQSNMRGYYLLPLESGGFARVDFVADEAGFQPQSDLLPTPPPPPEHVHELLRIAEEQRAQGITFD